In Streptomyces sp. SN-593, a single genomic region encodes these proteins:
- a CDS encoding metal-dependent phosphohydrolase, translating to MDTAPLDALEALFGGAGAERGAGGDPTRAGHLLRAAALAEADGARPALVAAALLHGIDALDRGERADDRRDRTGADRLAAWFGPDVTEPVRLHAAAGRYLCRAEPGYADRLPAPALRALALQGGPMTVAEARAYESEPYARDAVTLRRWDERARDPAARVPPFAHYRPLLAALLTASGPASCRPRP from the coding sequence ATGGACACCGCCCCGCTCGACGCGCTGGAAGCGCTGTTCGGGGGCGCCGGCGCCGAGCGGGGCGCCGGCGGGGACCCCACCCGGGCCGGGCACCTGCTGCGGGCCGCGGCCCTCGCCGAGGCCGACGGCGCCCGGCCCGCGCTGGTCGCCGCCGCGCTGCTGCACGGCATCGACGCCCTCGACCGCGGGGAGCGCGCCGACGACCGGCGGGACCGTACGGGCGCGGACCGGCTCGCCGCGTGGTTCGGGCCCGACGTCACGGAGCCGGTACGGCTGCACGCGGCGGCCGGGCGCTACCTGTGCCGCGCCGAACCCGGCTACGCCGACCGGCTCCCCGCACCGGCGCTGCGCGCCCTCGCGCTCCAGGGCGGCCCGATGACGGTCGCGGAGGCGCGGGCGTACGAATCCGAGCCGTACGCCCGGGACGCGGTGACGCTGCGCCGCTGGGACGAGCGGGCGAGGGACCCGGCCGCCCGGGTGCCGCCCTTCGCCCACTACCGCCCGCTGCTGGCCGCACTGCTCACAGCCTCCGGGCCAGCGTCGTGCCGTCCGCGACCGTGA